DNA sequence from the Anguilla anguilla isolate fAngAng1 chromosome 4, fAngAng1.pri, whole genome shotgun sequence genome:
TCAGTGAGCTCTGTGGAATCCACCAACTGTCTAAAGGGGGGAAAGGATGGCGAGGAGACAGTTGGTCATGGTCATctctgaggagagaagagagttAACTGAAACAAACCCCTTTACATTAAAATGGAATCCTTATTATTTGCATTAAGTACTTTAATGAACACTTCACAAAGACTTTAAATGCAAGAAGTGATTCCCGACTGTCTCACATAGcaaggttaaactatacataaAACTATTTACAGAAAATACCTTATTAGCCTACCAGAAAACAGAGGCTTTGATTTGTAGTTCCCCTCCAATTAGCTTGTGTTACAGCTTCAGGGACAGGTATACAAGACTGCCACCAGCACAAGACTTTCAAAGATAAAGATTATGTactgaaatacagtattttaatcTTTAGCctcatcttcaaaaaaaaacaaaaaaaaaacaaaaaaaactgagtaTGGATCTTCTCTAATATGTTGACATATTCCATGAAACCAGACCTTAGAAGTGATCTATATGAGACCCATTAGCCAATGTTTAACACAAACAAATCTGACCACGGCTACCCCATGctttcattcataaatgtttCCACTATCATATGCAAATTTTGTGACACTACAATGTTAAATCATCCTCTTAGTTTCATTGCAAATTATTTAAAGAATAGTGCATGACGGCAGTGGCATATTGTCATTAGATCTACATCGCTGCTAAGGGGTGTCGTTCGGCCCGACACCAGAGGACCGCGACCCCATTAGCTTTGATACAATCACAacagaacatattttattttattaatttgattaCAAGAATAATCTCAAATAAGGTAGTTCCCGCCCGGCTGCCTGCAAATAGTGTCAATCTCTTTTGTTCTACCAAGCTAGTTAACGCCTTTTTGACGTATATTCGCATTGATCCACATCAGATACTTTCAAATGTTCCCATTTCGTGACTGAGGATCGTTAGATGTAacggttttttttatttaaattttgacTTGAAAGACTGCCTAGTAGCGTACCAATAATTTAAACAGGACTGCAAAGACGCACCAGACTACACAGCCGTGGTACACCGGTTAGTAGTATTACATGGCtattaaccaatcagattgcgaGATTTGTCCTACCCGTTttataaatctatttaaaatgtagtaACGTCAACTGATTAATTTGCCTGAACAGCAAGTGCAAAGTTCCGGAAAACTGAAAAGCTTAACGACCAGTAGCCTACTTGACCAGCGAAACGCATGAAGACTTAAGTAACTCCACAACGAGTAGCAGGGTCCAAAATAATCTATACAAGGTAGCCTATAGTCGatagtttgtattttaaattgttcatGCAGCTAGTTAGactttttgttttcgtttttgtattcTAGTGTGCCATGTTTTCACCTTTTAGCTTTGCTAAACGTTGATTCGTCAGCGTTAAACTGATTAGAGAattaactaacgttagctagtttgTAGACTATGTTGCCAGTTAAAGTACGGTAAGTCCAAACAACAAATTGTTGCTTGGTAAATTAAAATAGTGAGATGACACACCGCAGGCTGTTTAAAATATAGCTTTTAAAGTTGTGTTGTCCGTCTTTGGCGAGTAATTACCAGACAGACATGAAGCGACATATGGCACTCAAACCGGTGGAATATCATGAATATTGGGATGGTTAACGTTTAGGGGCTTGCCGACACGACGCGAACAACACCCCCTAGTCGTGCCAATATTCATGATAACACGGGTTCTTGTGCCATGTCGCTTTAATCAGTTTCCGTTTTAGCTGCTGGCTCGACAGCCACACAAAAGCGTACTTGAGACAGTAAACCTGGGCCAACTGAGTACATGGGAAACCACGTGACACGGAAAAAGCCACAATAATTAGGCTAGAAATAGACTAAATATTACAAAGTTAATTCTAAACGACAATAGCTTTGGGTAGGTTAAATGGGCACTTACCAAGTAAACGTCGGCTTCTTGGTTTATTAATGGTGTAATGTCGGCGCTCGGCACTTTAGCAGTGGGTATTCGTGAAGCAGGAGTTTTTGTATTGTGTACATATACTGATTGTGCAGCGCATCACTGTAAAACTGCCTAAACCACTTTCCGAATTTCCGCAACCTGATCTCAGCTGCCcagtctgaaaataaatgacgAGGATCAAACAGTAACTGGCAGCGAAAGCATCTACAGACACACCAGTCCCCGTCCCATTCCCCTCTATCGCCATCTACCGCTCCGGAGCGAATTACGCTCACTCGCTTCGACTGCACTTGGGAGAAATATCGCTCAAGCATGGAATTAACTAACTTATACATCCGAAATGATGACTAACTTTATCAAATCGTTTAATGTAGACTGCGCTATTACTACAGCAGAACATGTACACTTGGAAAATCAGACAAATCcgaacactgaaaaaaaaaggcagcaacAATAAGAGCCTAGCCAAGGTACCGTAATGGTTGGATAATATAAACAAATGCTTCCATTTTTGATACGTTAACCTTCTCTGATTTTGTCACAGAGTGAAACATATTTCTGCCTCACTGATAATTCCTGTAGGATCATTAGCGACACAATTTAGATACTATATCAACAACGCTCCAAGAGAACACATCTGCATTTCCTTTCCTGGAGATGATCATACTCTAGGCCAgtggtccccagtcttatccataAAGGGCCAGCGTGGGTAcacacacccgattctactaatcaaggtgcttagcaaagactTGTGTGGTTTATTAGTAGattaagactggggaccccagtcTCTAAAACGTGTAAAgcatctaattaagaaaaattaacagcttgttaaaattctgggattgcagttgaggttgaaaaccagcgtacacagtggtcccccaggactgagtgtGAGAGCCACTGCTCCAGGCCGTTTGAGTTGACAGGAAGCTACCAGAAATGGCCACCCTCCTGTTGCTTGCCAGGGAATTTTTTTCAGCCCTctgtcagttttttgttttttaaagttttgttgtACTtgatctctctccctctgttcaaACTCTATTAGGGGAACTACTGGAGGTGTACAGTGAAAGCCCCAGATACACTGCTTGTGAATTTAACTCGTATAACAGAATTACACTAAACCCCTGGGCCAGTGAGAAAGAGTACCACTCTATACTCTTAACCAGTAAGACCAGTGCAGATACACAACTTTACTGCACACACAAGGGAACCTACTGAGCACTTTAGACGACTGCATACATAGGTAAGAGAATATGCAACAGTACATATTtcatcaaaaacaaattataattatatttgcaCTTCAGTCTTTAACAAGCTCAAATCAAAATCACTCCCAACAGTGAATTTTTAAGTTTTACAACATAAGCGCTCACCGTTTTAATCTGACCATCTGAATTTTCCACACCAACAGACCAGTGTGGGACTAGCATGTTGCCTTGGAACTTCCAGAACTCGGTATGTACACGGAATGTTCTAGAATAAATCCGAGGTGTGGTGCTGCCCTTCTCCACTCAAGCAGAGGGCTTAAAActtgaatttaaataatatcCAGCCATATCAACAGATCATAACATGTAGAAATACTGTATAATCTCCATAAACACGGACAAACAGTTCAGAGGTCCTTGAGTCCTTAAAATGGAGGAAAGCCACGTCATACAGCTGAGACAATTCAGCGGACCAAATGCAATAACCCTCCAGCCCCAGACATCACCAACCATTAcagcattttattcaaatggacAACTGACACCAACTGAATATTTCATGCTCTTGTGAGCCACAGAAGTTTTCTTCCTCCCCATCTTTAATCACTAAACTTTCATACTGAAATTACTTCAGTCCCCAGAGAAATTAACACCATTGTACAAATAGTGAATGATAGTGAATGCATGTGTCTAATCCCACCAAATTCACAGTggtcaacaaaataaataacatctgtGAAGTTCCTTTCATGGATATCAAAGTGCTTTAGAGTCAGACTTTGTAAAAAGAGTCAAGGACCAAGTTCATTTGTCTCCAAGCGTACTTAACATCTTTGTACTTAATACGTTTCCTTTTTCACTGAAtactaaaaatgtaattaaaaaaagaccagaTACAACCTTAACTCAAACAATGGGCACGTCAGAATCTCACATTAGTCTCTCCAGAGTTTTCTGGGGATGGACCAGaagttctgaaatgtttttaaatccaCATACACGCTCTCCACTTTTGGAATTTGTCAGTGTGATGTCTGACTACTTTATTCAGTGAAGCTCTGTTAACACTTAGTGCACTCTCCTGTAAGGGTGTTCTGGTGTACATTCATGTTTGATTTACATgtgaagctcttcccacactgggcaCAGAGTTATGGGTGCTCCCCTGTATGAATGTGCTGGTGAGCTGTTAGGTTTGACGCAAATCTGAAGGTCTTCTCGCATTTGGAGCAGTGGTACGGGCGCTCTCCTGTATGACGACGCTGGTGTGATGACAGACTGCTGGAATGGCTGAAGGTCTCcccacactgggagcactgGTACGGACGCTCTCCTGTATGAATTCGCTGGTGTACTGTCAGGTCCGATGCAAACCTGAAGCTCTTCTCACACTGGGTGCACTGGTATGGGCGCTCTCCCGTATGGCGACGCTGGTGTGACTTCAGACTGCTGGCATGATTGAAGGTCTGTTCACACTGGGTGCAGTGGTACGGGCGCTCTCCCGTATGACGACGCTCGTGTGACTTCAGACTGCTGGAATGACTAAAGGTTTGTCCACACAGGGAGCAGTGGAATGGTCGCTCTCCCGTATGACGACGCATATGCTCTGTCAGACTCCCTGAATGAGTGAAGCTCTccccacactgggagcagtggtaGGGGCGCTCCCCTGTATGAATCCGCTTGTGTCTGTTAAAAGCATTGGAGTGGGTGAAGGTCTTCCCACACTCAGAGCAGCGGTACGGGCGCTCTCCGGTGTGGATCCTCACATGTTCTCTCAGGTGTGATAAAAACCTGAAGCTCTTGCTACACTGAGGGCAGTGGTATGGGTTCTCCACCAATGAATGGGTTCGCTCGTGCGTGGTCAGACGTGACTTTGTTTCGAAACTCTTCTCACACGTGGAGCAGTGGTACGGGCACTCTCCTGTGTGGATATGCTGGTGTACCGTCAAGCGCGATTTGAACctgaagctcttcccacactgagagCAGTTGTACGGGAGTTCTGGTGTATGAATTCGCTCATGAACTCTCACGTGCGATACAGATCTGAAAcccttcccacactgggagcagtggtacGGGCGCTCTCCTGTATGAATCCGCTCGTGTGTCGTCAGACGTGATTTAGATCTGAAGCTCTTCCCACAGTGGGAGCAGGTGTGGGCCCCTGGAGTGCCTGTGTGGGACTGTGTCGGGGTGGGGAGTGTTttagggggtgtggggtgctcATGTGTGCTGCTGGGAGGCAGTGGGTCCTCTGCTCCGTTTCCTCCAGACCTCAGAATCCTGCTGTGCTCCTCTGGGTGAACCTTCTCAATGTGCTGGTGAAGCTTCACTTCTTCCATGTGAATGAATGGGCACTGGGAGCAGGCAAACACCTCAGACTCTCCTGTAGGTAGCAAAGACCAGatataaacagatttttaatatAGTGACATTTTCAATGGATTTCAAAGGTAATAAAGTTAGAAACATTGAAGtcgaaaaaaaagtttttctttttacatgacATACCAGAGGTGCCATTAAAAGAACAGGAAAAGCAGTACAATTCTGTGCTTATGGAAATTACTGATAATACATACAGCATATACTAATGATAATACATGTATAATATACCAATGATAAGACATTTATCATATACCAATCATAATACGCAGATCATACACCAATGATAATACATGCATCATATACCAATGTTGATACATATATCATATACCAATGATAATACACACATTCGCAGTAGTTTACTGATTGGacacaatattacaataaaaaaatccaacaaagaataaaacaggaagtgattcTTCAGCTACATTACCTTTACTGAAGGAGATAACAGGAGATCCAAGGGAGGGCACTCTAGGCTGCTtgagcagacaggaagtgaccaaACATGATgagccctcctcttcctgttgctTGCAGTTTGATGTCCTTTTTGTCAGCCCTCTGCCAGTTTTAGAGGTTTGTTCCATTTCATCCCCCTCTTCATCTTTCACACCAGCCTCCCTCTTCACCTCCCCACTCTGCCTCTGCCaaccttcctcctcctcttcctttatGTTGGAGAGAATGAGTTCTTCCTCCCTGCTCATCCCATATCCATTCTTTCTCTCTATACCCTCCTCTATGTCTTCACTTTTAATCAGAGTGGATCTGAACTCCAGCCCTGTGTCATCTGTGCTGTCCATCACAGGCTCTGTCTTGAGTCTTCACCTGAAGAGGCGGGGCTTAAAGCTCTTAAGAGTGAAGCACAGATTCAGGTTGGATAGTTTATTTTGTGAGCTCTGGAATCAACTAATCTTATAAAGGGAAGGAAGGGTGAGAGGAGACAGTCGGTCATGGAGAGAGGGGTTTCTGAAGACTGAGGATAGAAATATCTATATGGAGAGAAGACAGGTACATTTACATGAATATCCAAGCCAAAGGCGGACATTATGCGAAACCAAATTTTATGACCCAGCTCGAAAGCAAACTAGCTGTTAAATCTATTTTAGGATGTGTTAGAGCGACAGATTTAACGAACTCATTAAGCTATTCAATACGCCTTGGTAACaaatgttaggcctacaaaaaTAAGCGTATGTAAAACCTACATCGTAGGCAGTCGCGACCATACTGCTTTGAGCGGCGCTAGTGCATTGTAATTAGTCTAGTCACTTTCGCATTTTCATTATAATATTgtcttgatttttattttgaaaaatcacTTCCAGAGATTTCCGTTCCAAACCAACACTGCTTCCTCGGCATAAGTTTGCAGTTCTGGTGCACAGAAAACGTACGCAGCGACCGTTCACTGGACTGTAATCACAGCGCTTTACACCAGCGAACGCATAACCCCAACAGAGACTTTATCGCCACCATGTGCACAAATAGGACACACATTTTCAACGCAATGTGTCAACTTTTGTTTTGCTAATGTAGCCTCATTGCTTAATCTAAAATATACGCCAAGCCTACTAACTTGTACGAGAACAGCAGTAACATGGAATCATCTTGTAAAATCCACAATGACAAATTCGATTCCAAACGTTTCTCCGCTTGTTTTTCCATCTAAACAAGTTGCTTGGCTATTTAACAGACATCCTTCCATTTATCAGAGCTGATGTCTGTGTTTATTCGGTTCTTTCATAGCGTATTGCCGTCTCTTCTGCTTGACGTGTAAACACTAGAATAGAAAGCTAGCTAAGATGGAAGCATGGAAATCCTACTGTTTGGCGAATAAACAGCTTCGCGGCGTCGTTAGTTGGGCAAGCTAGATGGCAATCTGCAAAATTACTTGTTCGCTACTGAGAAAGTCATTTACTCACCATTGCAAGTTATCATGATCCACATCTGCCAAACATTTCTCGCTGGCTGATCTCAAATTCGTGTCTTAAAACAAACAACGAGGCTTTCGCTGACAGTGAAGGCCTCTACAAATACCCCAGTACAAACAGTCCTCTATCGCCATCTGTCCCGGAGGTGCACTATAACACACGGACGCTCTCCGAGAAAGTACAATTCCCACGCTCGTATGGCTGTTCTGCGCTGACGGGGTGAGCggttcttatacagttcagtgggGGTTCTtaaccatagacatatatacacatatgtcTATGTTCTTGACGATAGACTGTGAGGATTACGCAAGCCAATCGCTTGCCTCTTTCGCAAATACGGCAGCTGAGTTCAGTCAAAGTTATTGAGTGGGATGAAAATGCAGAATTCCCGACCTACGTGCAGGACTCAGACGCCCACTAACAGTACAGACAGGCCCACATGTGTTATATGTAgttgaaagagaggagggaccTCTCTCCTCCTGGCCCATGCACAATGAACGATCGAGGAAAGATCCAAGAAATATTGGTCTCTCTTcccttttaaatattattattatttcaggaaaatataacattttaaggTGATAAGAAAATTAACCCTCTGGTCTGACATTGATTTTTtgagagacacacactctcagattTTGACtctttat
Encoded proteins:
- the LOC118225988 gene encoding zinc finger protein 436-like isoform X1; this translates as MDSTDDTGLEFRSTLIKSEDIEEGIERKNGYGMSREEELILSNIKEEEEEGWQRQSGEVKREAGVKDEEGDEMEQTSKTGRGLTKRTSNCKQQEEEGSSCLVTSCLLKQPRVPSLGSPVISFSKGESEVFACSQCPFIHMEEVKLHQHIEKVHPEEHSRILRSGGNGAEDPLPPSSTHEHPTPPKTLPTPTQSHTGTPGAHTCSHCGKSFRSKSRLTTHERIHTGERPYHCSQCGKGFRSVSHVRVHERIHTPELPYNCSQCGKSFRFKSRLTVHQHIHTGECPYHCSTCEKSFETKSRLTTHERTHSLVENPYHCPQCSKSFRFLSHLREHVRIHTGERPYRCSECGKTFTHSNAFNRHKRIHTGERPYHCSQCGESFTHSGSLTEHMRRHTGERPFHCSLCGQTFSHSSSLKSHERRHTGERPYHCTQCEQTFNHASSLKSHQRRHTGERPYQCTQCEKSFRFASDLTVHQRIHTGERPYQCSQCGETFSHSSSLSSHQRRHTGERPYHCSKCEKTFRFASNLTAHQHIHTGEHP